The Kitasatospora setae KM-6054 genome contains a region encoding:
- a CDS encoding VOC family protein, which produces MVSVVQNVAIDCADAFGLARFWSAVTGRPIDPDSAPGDRETQVELADGGLVLYFNQVPEPKTTKNRVHLCLRPDTARDPEVDRLLALGAALVADRRNPDGTGWAVLADPEGNEFCVLRSAAERA; this is translated from the coding sequence ATGGTCTCAGTAGTGCAGAACGTCGCGATCGACTGTGCGGACGCCTTCGGGCTGGCCCGCTTCTGGAGCGCCGTGACCGGCCGCCCGATCGACCCGGACAGCGCGCCGGGCGACCGGGAGACCCAGGTCGAACTCGCCGACGGCGGGCTGGTGCTGTACTTCAACCAGGTGCCCGAGCCGAAGACGACCAAGAACCGCGTCCACCTCTGCCTGCGCCCCGACACGGCCCGCGACCCGGAGGTCGACCGGCTGCTCGCCCTCGGCGCCGCCCTGGTCGCCGACCGCCGCAACCCCGACGGCACGGGGTGGGCGGTCCTGGCAGATCCGGAGGGCAACGAGTTCTGCGTCCTGCGCAGCGCGGCCGAACGGGCCTGA
- a CDS encoding RICIN domain-containing protein, whose protein sequence is MRSRRLLPTTTTTTAATVGLLVSSVVLLSPAPAALAAVPTGATTLVAQHSGKCVDAAAAATANGTVVQQYACNGTTAQQWQVQDLGNGYVRINSQNDTSKVLDVVDVSTADGAKVQLWAYGGGLNQQWQAVAEASGAYHFVNRNSGRCLDVPSASTADAVQLQQYACNGTAAQSFTFGSTVTNPPGTPDFGPNVTVFDPSMPAATVQAKLNAVFAQQETNQFGAQRQALLFKPGSYGVDANVGFYTQVAGLGLSPDDVTINGAVHAEADWFQGNATQNFWRSAENLSVNPTGGTDRWAVSQAAPYRRMHVRGNLQLDDGGWSSGGFIADSKVDGQVRSGSQQQWLSRNAQWGSWTGSNWNMVFVGDVNAPANSFPNPPYTTVNQTPVVREKPFLYVDSAGAYRVFVPALRSNSSGTSWAAGAQAGGSLPIDQFFIVKPGATASAVNAALAQGKNLLFTPGVYHLDQTLNVTRADTVVLGLGLATLVPDNGVTAVNVADVDGVKLAGLLIDAGTVNSPVLMQLGAAGSSADHSANPTSLHDVFFRIGGAGVGKASQSLVVNSNNVIGDHMWLWRADHGSGVGWTSNTAANGLIVNGRNVTMYGLFVEHYQQTQVIWNGDNGRTYFFQNELPYDPPNQAAWMNGSTRGYPAYQVAPGVTAHEAWGLGSYAYFNVNPAVVEDHSFEAPNRTGVRFHDMVTVSLGGTGTIAHVINSTGGPSNSATNVANLVAYP, encoded by the coding sequence TTGCGCAGCAGAAGACTCCTCCCCACGACCACCACCACCACCGCCGCGACCGTCGGCCTGCTGGTCTCCTCGGTGGTGCTGCTCTCGCCCGCCCCCGCCGCGCTGGCCGCCGTCCCGACCGGGGCGACCACGCTGGTGGCGCAGCACTCCGGCAAGTGCGTGGACGCCGCCGCGGCCGCCACCGCCAACGGCACCGTCGTCCAGCAGTACGCCTGCAACGGGACGACCGCCCAGCAGTGGCAGGTCCAGGACCTCGGCAACGGGTACGTCCGGATCAACAGCCAGAACGACACCTCGAAGGTGCTGGACGTCGTCGACGTCTCCACCGCCGACGGCGCGAAGGTCCAGCTGTGGGCGTACGGCGGCGGCCTGAACCAGCAGTGGCAGGCGGTCGCCGAGGCGAGCGGCGCGTACCACTTCGTCAACCGCAACAGCGGCCGGTGCCTGGACGTGCCGAGCGCCTCCACCGCCGACGCGGTGCAGTTGCAGCAGTACGCCTGCAACGGCACCGCCGCGCAGTCCTTCACCTTCGGGAGCACCGTCACGAACCCGCCCGGCACGCCCGACTTCGGGCCGAACGTGACCGTCTTCGACCCGTCGATGCCCGCCGCGACCGTCCAGGCCAAGCTGAACGCGGTCTTCGCGCAGCAGGAGACCAACCAGTTCGGCGCCCAGCGCCAGGCCCTGCTGTTCAAGCCGGGCAGCTACGGCGTGGACGCCAACGTCGGGTTCTACACGCAGGTGGCGGGCCTCGGCCTGTCCCCCGACGACGTGACGATCAACGGCGCGGTGCACGCCGAGGCCGACTGGTTCCAGGGCAACGCGACGCAGAACTTCTGGCGCTCCGCCGAGAACCTGTCCGTCAACCCGACCGGCGGCACCGACCGCTGGGCGGTCTCCCAGGCCGCGCCGTACCGCCGGATGCACGTGCGCGGCAACCTGCAGCTGGACGACGGCGGCTGGTCCTCGGGCGGCTTCATCGCCGACTCGAAGGTCGACGGCCAGGTCCGCTCCGGCTCGCAGCAGCAGTGGCTCTCGCGCAACGCGCAGTGGGGCAGCTGGACCGGATCCAACTGGAACATGGTGTTCGTCGGCGACGTCAACGCGCCCGCCAACTCCTTCCCCAACCCGCCGTACACCACCGTCAACCAGACCCCGGTGGTCCGCGAGAAGCCCTTCCTGTACGTCGACTCCGCGGGCGCCTACCGGGTGTTCGTCCCGGCGTTGCGCTCCAACAGCTCTGGCACCAGCTGGGCGGCCGGGGCGCAGGCGGGCGGCTCGCTGCCGATCGACCAGTTCTTCATCGTGAAGCCGGGCGCGACCGCGTCCGCGGTCAACGCGGCGCTGGCGCAGGGCAAGAACCTGCTGTTCACCCCGGGCGTCTACCACCTGGACCAGACCCTGAACGTCACCCGCGCCGACACCGTGGTGCTCGGCCTGGGCCTGGCCACCCTCGTCCCGGACAACGGCGTCACCGCCGTGAACGTCGCGGACGTGGACGGCGTCAAGCTGGCCGGCCTGCTGATCGACGCCGGGACGGTCAACTCCCCGGTGCTGATGCAGCTCGGCGCGGCGGGCTCGTCCGCCGACCACTCGGCGAACCCGACCTCGCTGCACGACGTGTTCTTCCGGATCGGCGGCGCGGGCGTCGGCAAGGCGAGCCAGTCGCTGGTGGTCAACTCGAACAACGTGATCGGCGACCACATGTGGCTGTGGCGCGCGGACCACGGCAGCGGCGTCGGCTGGACCAGCAACACCGCCGCCAACGGGCTCATCGTCAACGGCCGCAACGTCACCATGTACGGCCTGTTCGTCGAGCACTACCAGCAGACCCAGGTGATCTGGAACGGCGACAACGGCCGGACGTACTTCTTCCAGAACGAGCTGCCGTACGACCCGCCGAACCAGGCCGCCTGGATGAACGGCTCCACCCGCGGCTACCCGGCCTACCAGGTCGCGCCCGGCGTCACCGCGCACGAGGCCTGGGGCCTGGGCTCCTACGCCTACTTCAACGTCAACCCGGCCGTGGTGGAGGACCACTCCTTCGAGGCCCCGAACCGCACCGGCGTGCGCTTCCACGACATGGTGACCGTCTCGCTCGGCGGCACCGGCACCATCGCCCACGTCATCAACTCGACCGGCGGCCCGTCCAACTCGGCCACCAACGTGGCCAACCTGGTCGCCTACCCCTAA
- a CDS encoding chitinase, which translates to MIRAHTRTHSLTGAQTRTRARTLLRATAAAVALPATVAGLLVSGAGPASAAANAGPGFPAHYAAPYLETWNSPNTLADARNNGGLKYVTLAFVISDGSCNATFNGNTSITDAGWTNAVNAHRAAGGDVIASFGGASGTELGQACGSVSALQAQYKRVVDALNLTRIDLDIEGGALNDTAANDRRNQALAALQQAQAAAGKRLDVNYTLPVSPSGLESNSISLLTNAKSRGLTVNAVNIMTMDYGSPMDMGQAAISAANGLHTQLGQIWTSKTSDQLWAMEGNTPMIGVNDTTSEVFSTANAQTLESFAASKGIQLLAFWAVGRDKACATSGTLSDSCSGTPQSAYQFSKTFNALTGGSTTPPPSGGRTGQITGYGGKCVDVAAASSANGTAVQLYDCNGTTAQQWTVGTDGTVRALGKCLDLTSGGTANGTQAQLYDCNGTGAQQWQAQSNKTLVNPVSGRCLDATGPSSANGTRLQLWDCFAGANQQWNLPA; encoded by the coding sequence TTGATCCGCGCACACACCCGCACCCATTCCCTCACCGGGGCCCAGACCCGCACCCGGGCCCGCACCCTGCTGCGCGCGACCGCCGCCGCCGTCGCGCTGCCCGCCACGGTGGCCGGCCTGCTGGTGAGCGGCGCCGGCCCGGCCTCGGCTGCGGCCAACGCCGGGCCGGGCTTCCCAGCGCACTACGCGGCGCCGTACCTGGAGACCTGGAACTCGCCGAACACGCTGGCGGACGCCCGCAACAACGGCGGGCTGAAGTACGTCACGCTGGCCTTCGTGATCAGCGACGGCAGCTGCAACGCCACGTTCAACGGCAACACCTCCATCACGGACGCCGGTTGGACCAACGCGGTCAACGCCCACCGGGCGGCCGGCGGCGACGTGATCGCCAGCTTCGGCGGCGCCTCCGGCACCGAACTGGGGCAGGCGTGCGGCAGCGTCTCCGCGCTGCAGGCGCAGTACAAGCGAGTGGTGGACGCGCTCAACCTGACCAGGATCGACCTGGACATCGAGGGCGGCGCGCTGAACGACACCGCCGCCAACGACCGCCGCAACCAGGCCCTCGCCGCACTCCAGCAGGCCCAGGCGGCGGCGGGCAAGCGGCTGGACGTCAACTACACGCTGCCGGTGAGTCCTTCGGGTCTCGAATCCAACTCGATCAGCCTGCTGACCAACGCGAAGAGCCGCGGCCTGACCGTCAACGCCGTCAACATCATGACGATGGACTACGGCTCGCCGATGGACATGGGCCAGGCCGCGATCAGCGCCGCCAACGGCCTGCACACCCAGCTCGGCCAGATCTGGACGTCCAAGACCTCCGACCAGCTGTGGGCGATGGAGGGCAACACCCCGATGATCGGGGTCAACGACACCACCTCCGAGGTGTTCTCCACCGCGAACGCGCAGACCCTGGAGTCGTTCGCCGCCTCCAAGGGCATCCAGTTGCTCGCCTTCTGGGCGGTCGGCCGTGACAAGGCCTGCGCGACCAGCGGAACGCTCTCCGACAGCTGCAGCGGCACCCCGCAGTCGGCGTACCAGTTCTCGAAGACCTTCAACGCGCTCACCGGCGGCTCCACCACCCCGCCGCCGAGTGGCGGGCGCACCGGACAGATCACCGGCTACGGCGGCAAGTGCGTGGACGTGGCGGCCGCGAGTTCGGCCAACGGCACCGCCGTCCAGCTGTACGACTGCAACGGGACCACCGCCCAGCAGTGGACGGTCGGCACCGACGGTACGGTCCGCGCGCTCGGCAAGTGCCTGGACCTGACCTCGGGCGGCACCGCCAACGGCACCCAGGCCCAGCTCTACGACTGCAACGGCACCGGTGCCCAGCAGTGGCAGGCGCAGTCGAACAAGACCCTGGTCAACCCGGTCTCCGGCCGCTGCCTGGACGCCACCGGTCCGTCCTCCGCGAACGGCACCCGGCTGCAGCTCTGGGACTGCTTCGCCGGCGCCAACCAGCAGTGGAACCTGCCCGCCTGA
- a CDS encoding cupin domain-containing protein: MNPIDLAEAAAELPLAWNSRALARVGEASVKVLRMDDLPLSAECHEVDEALLVLDGRLELEVDGAPLTVRAGELCVVAAGAVHAVRPGSRGTLVIVEAAEG, encoded by the coding sequence GTGAACCCGATCGACCTGGCGGAGGCAGCCGCCGAACTGCCGCTGGCATGGAACTCGCGCGCGCTGGCCCGGGTGGGGGAAGCCTCCGTGAAGGTGCTGCGGATGGACGACCTGCCGCTGTCGGCGGAGTGCCACGAGGTGGACGAGGCCCTGCTCGTCCTGGACGGCCGCCTGGAGTTGGAGGTGGACGGTGCGCCACTGACGGTTCGCGCCGGCGAACTGTGCGTGGTCGCGGCGGGCGCTGTGCATGCTGTCCGGCCCGGGAGCCGTGGCACATTGGTGATCGTGGAGGCGGCCGAGGGGTGA
- a CDS encoding nitroreductase/quinone reductase family protein: MAEDFNRQVIAQFRANGGKVEGFPDLLLLTAAGRRTGRPRTTPLAYREDAGRYLVFGSNGGAAAHPLWYHNVLAAGGGTVELSDGEDGIVALAVRPVELAPDERARQYVEQARRVPSFAEYADRADLADRVIPVIALHPLDLAGDPGLPAAIVAGLRLHHEDLRRQLADLRARLDGADPLPGPDLAAQLRERCLSFCHGLDMHHIREEGAFTAFERRYPQLTPAITRLRADHRTVADALARFEAHLAAPVDPAGQASGPAVLRAELDRLTEGLEAHFAYEEEHLIATSAPHPER; the protein is encoded by the coding sequence ATGGCTGAGGACTTCAACCGGCAGGTCATCGCACAGTTCCGGGCGAACGGCGGCAAAGTCGAGGGATTCCCCGACCTCCTGCTGCTCACTGCCGCCGGCCGGCGCACCGGCCGGCCCCGCACCACGCCGCTGGCCTACCGCGAGGACGCCGGACGCTACCTGGTGTTCGGCTCCAACGGGGGTGCCGCCGCGCACCCGCTCTGGTACCACAACGTGCTCGCCGCAGGCGGCGGCACCGTCGAACTGTCCGACGGGGAGGACGGCATCGTCGCCCTCGCGGTCCGCCCCGTCGAACTCGCCCCGGACGAACGCGCCCGCCAGTACGTCGAGCAGGCCCGTCGCGTTCCCAGCTTCGCCGAGTACGCCGATCGGGCCGACCTTGCCGACCGGGTCATTCCGGTGATCGCCCTGCACCCCCTCGACCTGGCCGGCGACCCCGGGCTGCCCGCCGCGATCGTCGCCGGACTCCGGCTCCACCACGAGGATCTGCGCCGCCAACTCGCCGACCTGCGTGCCCGTCTGGACGGTGCCGACCCGCTGCCCGGCCCCGACCTTGCCGCCCAGTTGCGCGAACGCTGCTTGAGCTTCTGCCACGGACTCGACATGCACCACATCCGCGAGGAGGGCGCCTTCACCGCCTTCGAACGCCGATACCCGCAACTGACCCCCGCGATCACCCGGCTGCGCGCCGACCACCGCACCGTCGCCGACGCGCTCGCCCGCTTCGAGGCCCACCTCGCGGCGCCCGTCGACCCCGCCGGCCAGGCCTCCGGCCCCGCCGTCCTGCGCGCCGAACTCGACCGGCTCACCGAGGGACTGGAAGCGCACTTCGCCTACGAGGAGGAACACCTGATCGCCACGTCCGCCCCGCACCCGGAGCGCTGA
- a CDS encoding MarR family winged helix-turn-helix transcriptional regulator: MLLLMPRVAARVKRTAVPEALAGFQLAPRHLSLLSYLVFDGPMPVGALAERLEVAHTTASLMVGDLARQGVLDRNSDPADRRRTIVSLTADPATRTAIERWLANGSASWQAAFAPLTPAERALFVRTMAAYEQGTAGGA, from the coding sequence ATGCTGCTGCTGATGCCAAGGGTCGCCGCCAGGGTCAAGCGGACCGCCGTGCCCGAGGCGCTGGCCGGGTTCCAACTCGCGCCCCGTCACCTGTCGCTGCTGTCCTACCTGGTCTTCGACGGCCCGATGCCGGTCGGCGCGCTCGCCGAACGCCTCGAAGTCGCGCACACCACCGCCAGCCTGATGGTCGGTGACCTCGCTCGCCAGGGCGTTCTGGACCGCAATTCCGACCCGGCTGACCGGCGGCGCACCATCGTCTCGCTGACCGCCGACCCCGCCACCCGTACCGCGATCGAACGCTGGCTCGCCAACGGCTCCGCCTCCTGGCAGGCCGCGTTCGCCCCGCTCACCCCCGCCGAACGCGCCCTCTTCGTTCGCACCATGGCCGCCTACGAGCAGGGCACCGCAGGCGGTGCCTGA
- a CDS encoding acyl-CoA thioester hydrolase/BAAT C-terminal domain-containing protein yields the protein MELARARVLAAAGFDVLTFRWFGGPGQPPGVCEVPLETFTAAVDLLRAEGARRIGFLGTSKGAEASLLTAVHDPRVDAVVALAPTSLVWCNVGPGADGANRPFRSCWTWRGQPLPFVPMDETWTPTEPEGTPAAIRGWYEQSERTFADALPAATIPVERARADLLLIAGGADAMWPSLPFAEQLRARREAADASVRLLTDPEAGHRLLLPGESPLPPSLVFEHGGGPKADARLGTAAWPYVLATLGGGLPQTN from the coding sequence GTGGAGCTAGCCCGGGCCCGGGTGCTGGCCGCAGCAGGGTTCGACGTGCTGACGTTCCGCTGGTTCGGCGGGCCGGGGCAGCCGCCGGGAGTGTGTGAAGTCCCGTTGGAGACCTTCACGGCGGCGGTCGACCTGCTGCGGGCGGAAGGAGCGCGGCGGATCGGCTTCCTCGGGACGTCGAAGGGTGCAGAGGCCTCCCTGCTGACAGCGGTGCACGACCCGCGGGTGGACGCGGTGGTGGCACTGGCACCGACCTCCCTGGTGTGGTGCAACGTGGGACCGGGCGCGGACGGTGCGAACCGCCCGTTCCGCTCGTGCTGGACGTGGCGCGGGCAGCCACTGCCGTTCGTTCCGATGGACGAGACCTGGACGCCCACCGAGCCGGAGGGCACCCCGGCCGCCATCCGCGGCTGGTACGAGCAGAGCGAGCGGACGTTCGCCGACGCGCTGCCCGCCGCGACGATCCCGGTGGAGCGGGCCCGTGCCGACCTGCTACTGATCGCGGGCGGCGCGGACGCGATGTGGCCCTCGCTGCCGTTCGCCGAGCAGCTGCGCGCCCGACGCGAAGCCGCCGACGCGTCCGTCCGCTTGCTCACCGACCCGGAGGCCGGCCACCGCCTGTTGCTGCCAGGCGAGTCGCCGCTGCCCCCGTCCCTGGTCTTCGAACACGGCGGCGGCCCGAAAGCGGACGCCCGCCTGGGCACGGCGGCCTGGCCGTACGTCCTGGCCACACTCGGCGGCGGACTACCGCAGACGAACTGA
- a CDS encoding DUF6928 family protein, which produces MGFRTSLLVYTDGDVADRPRTVSPAGPADLGRTTTMLRRLLPGCAIELMGPASLAEGMWPPFGRVCAGSFPGIDVICAQRLVGERPSALPVRLIAASAGRRLVAHSMHSVVDWSAFGVWEDRRLVRSLSLCPDEGIIEDIGEPLLFEVPYQEADRAVVGDSWPDRAEDPNALPFHALALGADALRALCRINLTGPPGPTDIDTAAVGLHDFLMRGPITD; this is translated from the coding sequence GTGGGGTTCAGGACAAGCCTGCTGGTCTATACCGATGGCGACGTGGCTGACCGCCCGAGAACGGTCAGCCCTGCCGGCCCGGCGGACCTCGGGCGGACCACCACGATGCTGCGGCGGCTGCTACCAGGTTGCGCGATCGAGCTCATGGGTCCGGCCTCCCTCGCAGAAGGTATGTGGCCGCCCTTCGGGCGGGTTTGCGCGGGGAGCTTTCCCGGGATCGACGTCATCTGTGCGCAGCGACTGGTCGGTGAACGGCCGTCCGCACTCCCTGTCCGGCTGATCGCCGCCAGCGCCGGTCGGCGGCTGGTGGCGCACTCCATGCACAGCGTCGTCGACTGGTCCGCCTTCGGGGTCTGGGAGGACCGGCGGCTGGTCCGTTCACTGAGTCTCTGTCCGGACGAGGGGATCATCGAGGACATCGGCGAACCGCTCCTCTTCGAGGTTCCGTACCAGGAGGCCGACCGAGCCGTCGTCGGCGACTCCTGGCCTGACCGGGCCGAGGACCCGAACGCGCTGCCCTTCCACGCCCTGGCACTGGGCGCGGATGCGCTGCGCGCCCTGTGCAGGATCAACCTGACCGGCCCACCGGGTCCCACCGACATCGACACCGCGGCCGTCGGGCTGCACGACTTCCTGATGCGCGGTCCGATCACGGATTGA
- a CDS encoding class I SAM-dependent methyltransferase, with product MPFDHNDHYHRLLLRHLPVGSRTALDVGCGTGRFARRLAARGVEVDAVDPSAEAIEAARAVTSAAEGPAPRFRCEDATRAELPSGHYDFVSCLASLHHMPFETVRALRDSLAPGGVLVILGCYPEKSRTDWLWSLAAVPVNAAARAVVAFIERARRTRPTGPNAVRAPVAPPTMTYAWTRQEAARLLPGARMRRLLFWRYLLLYRAPAGADPRPAAAPVSGTA from the coding sequence ATGCCCTTCGACCACAACGACCACTACCACCGCCTTTTGCTGCGGCACCTCCCCGTAGGCTCTCGGACCGCGCTCGACGTCGGCTGCGGGACGGGCCGCTTCGCACGGCGACTGGCCGCGCGGGGAGTGGAGGTGGACGCCGTCGACCCCTCGGCGGAGGCGATCGAGGCGGCCCGGGCGGTCACGTCCGCCGCAGAGGGGCCGGCGCCGAGGTTCCGGTGCGAGGACGCCACCCGGGCCGAACTACCCTCCGGGCACTACGACTTCGTCTCCTGCCTGGCCAGCCTGCACCACATGCCGTTCGAGACCGTCCGGGCGCTGCGCGATTCGCTGGCCCCGGGCGGGGTGCTGGTCATCCTCGGCTGCTACCCCGAGAAGTCGCGCACGGACTGGCTGTGGAGCCTGGCCGCCGTCCCCGTCAATGCGGCCGCGCGCGCCGTCGTCGCGTTCATCGAACGGGCCCGCCGCACCCGTCCGACCGGCCCGAACGCGGTACGGGCACCGGTCGCCCCGCCGACGATGACCTACGCATGGACGCGGCAGGAGGCCGCCAGGCTGCTGCCCGGTGCGCGGATGCGGCGGCTGCTCTTCTGGCGCTACCTGCTGCTCTACCGAGCCCCGGCCGGAGCGGATCCGCGCCCGGCGGCCGCCCCGGTGTCCGGTACCGCGTAG
- a CDS encoding rhodanese-like domain-containing protein: protein MSATATVSATAVTSAVLNVPAADPAEAAAHYAARLAFEADVSDVHADLAAGVPGIVVVDTRSKAAWDQGHIPGALHLPTARIAELAPGSIDPALTVVTYCWGPGCNGATRAALAFARLGYRVKEMLGGFEYWAREGFAYDTAGGSEQRPVDDLTAPRSGISCAC from the coding sequence ATGTCCGCCACCGCCACCGTCAGCGCCACCGCCGTCACCAGCGCGGTCCTGAACGTTCCCGCTGCCGACCCGGCCGAGGCCGCCGCCCACTACGCGGCGCGGCTCGCCTTCGAGGCGGACGTCTCCGACGTCCACGCCGACCTGGCGGCCGGGGTGCCCGGGATCGTGGTGGTCGACACCCGCAGCAAGGCCGCCTGGGACCAGGGGCACATCCCCGGGGCCCTCCACCTGCCCACTGCGCGGATCGCCGAGCTCGCGCCGGGGAGCATCGACCCGGCCCTGACCGTGGTCACCTACTGCTGGGGCCCGGGCTGCAACGGCGCGACCCGGGCCGCGCTGGCCTTCGCCCGGCTCGGCTACCGGGTCAAGGAGATGCTCGGCGGCTTCGAGTACTGGGCCCGTGAGGGTTTCGCGTACGACACCGCCGGCGGCAGCGAGCAGCGCCCGGTCGACGACCTGACCGCTCCGCGCTCGGGCATCTCCTGCGCCTGCTGA
- a CDS encoding LysR family transcriptional regulator has translation MELRTLRYFVVVAEELHFGRAARRLHLSQPPLSRAVRRLEDDLGTPLLVRSPAGVALTPAGAVLLAEARELLARADRVRARVGTAAGRAGLTVGLLGDGTDPGVARLAAAFRRDHPGVDVLVRETDLTDPTCGLRAGLVDVALTRAPFDPDGLAVRVLRSDPVGVVLRADDPLARRERLRLAELADRRWFSFPPGTDVRWQSYWHGGVPREGPVVRGVQECLQAVLWSGTVGLAPLGHDLPAELAVVPLADLPPSRVVVAWPESRTDPLLHSFVEAATAAYRP, from the coding sequence GTGGAGCTACGGACCTTGCGCTACTTCGTGGTGGTCGCCGAGGAGCTGCACTTCGGCCGGGCCGCCCGCCGCCTGCACCTCAGCCAGCCGCCGCTGAGCCGGGCGGTCCGGCGGCTGGAGGACGACCTCGGCACGCCGCTGCTGGTCCGCTCCCCGGCGGGCGTCGCGCTGACCCCGGCGGGGGCGGTGCTGCTGGCGGAGGCCCGGGAGCTGCTGGCCCGGGCCGACCGGGTCCGGGCCAGGGTCGGCACGGCCGCCGGGCGGGCGGGTCTGACCGTCGGCCTCCTGGGCGACGGCACCGACCCGGGCGTGGCCCGGCTGGCGGCCGCGTTCCGCCGTGACCACCCCGGCGTGGACGTGCTGGTCCGGGAGACCGACCTGACCGATCCGACCTGCGGACTGCGCGCGGGGCTGGTCGACGTCGCGCTGACCCGGGCACCGTTCGACCCGGACGGCCTGGCGGTGCGGGTGCTGCGGTCCGACCCGGTGGGGGTGGTGCTGCGCGCGGACGACCCGCTGGCCCGCCGCGAGCGGCTGCGGCTGGCCGAGCTGGCCGACCGGCGCTGGTTCAGCTTCCCGCCGGGCACCGACGTCCGCTGGCAGTCGTACTGGCACGGCGGCGTCCCGCGCGAGGGCCCGGTGGTGCGGGGTGTCCAGGAGTGCCTGCAGGCCGTCCTGTGGAGCGGGACGGTCGGCCTGGCCCCGCTCGGCCACGACCTGCCCGCCGAACTGGCCGTGGTCCCGCTGGCCGACCTGCCCCCGAGCCGGGTGGTGGTGGCCTGGCCGGAAAGCCGGACCGACCCGCTGCTGCACTCCTTCGTCGAGGCCGCGACCGCCGCCTACCGGCCCTGA
- a CDS encoding DoxX family protein, with translation MDIAYWTLADPLALFYAYAGTLKLLRDPERLRPMMAWVDRVPRPAPRALGAAELFGAAGLLLPPLTGTAGWLAPAAASGLLLLQLGAIPVHLTGGDRRIGLNLALLAVAAGCLALSL, from the coding sequence ATGGACATCGCCTACTGGACCCTCGCGGACCCGCTCGCCCTCTTCTACGCCTACGCGGGCACGCTCAAGCTGCTGCGCGACCCCGAGCGGCTGCGCCCGATGATGGCCTGGGTCGACCGCGTCCCGCGCCCCGCGCCGCGCGCCCTCGGCGCGGCCGAACTGTTCGGCGCCGCGGGCCTGCTGCTGCCCCCGCTGACCGGCACCGCCGGCTGGCTCGCCCCGGCCGCCGCGAGCGGGCTGCTCCTGCTGCAACTGGGCGCGATACCGGTCCACCTGACCGGCGGGGACCGGCGGATCGGCCTCAACCTCGCCCTGCTCGCCGTCGCGGCCGGCTGCCTCGCGCTGTCGCTCTGA
- a CDS encoding GNAT family N-acetyltransferase: MNTDNTVQIARVDETRWQALADGVVVGHADVSVRPDRRHFVSVDVWDDAAFEPLAAAMLAALPATPLRTLVEGGDTDAAARWERAGFVPERREWEYVLSTAVDLPSPAPDVAVLPAGTADEGRLRVLDREIRAEVAAGPGWHTMPAEVRPGPPGDTLIDPSLYAVAVHQGRYAGLVRVVRGHRGPARIGLLAVRAAHRRHGLGRTLLAHALHTLHESGTATARAEVDQSHAAATALFEGLGAQRAGHVLQLIRD; this comes from the coding sequence ATGAACACTGACAACACCGTGCAGATCGCCCGGGTCGACGAGACCCGGTGGCAGGCCCTGGCCGACGGCGTGGTCGTCGGCCACGCCGACGTCTCCGTCCGCCCCGACCGCCGACACTTCGTCAGCGTCGACGTGTGGGACGACGCGGCCTTCGAACCGCTCGCCGCCGCGATGCTCGCCGCCCTCCCCGCCACCCCGCTGCGTACCCTGGTCGAGGGTGGTGACACCGACGCGGCCGCCCGCTGGGAGCGGGCCGGGTTCGTCCCCGAGCGGCGGGAGTGGGAGTACGTCCTGTCCACCGCCGTCGACCTGCCCAGTCCGGCCCCGGACGTGGCCGTCCTGCCCGCCGGGACGGCCGACGAAGGCCGGCTGCGGGTGCTGGACCGCGAGATCCGGGCCGAGGTCGCGGCCGGACCCGGTTGGCACACCATGCCCGCGGAGGTTCGACCCGGCCCTCCGGGGGACACTCTCATCGACCCCTCGCTGTACGCCGTCGCCGTGCACCAAGGCCGGTACGCGGGCCTGGTCCGGGTGGTCCGCGGTCACCGCGGCCCCGCCCGGATCGGCCTGCTCGCCGTCCGCGCCGCCCACCGGCGGCACGGTCTCGGCCGCACCCTGCTCGCGCACGCCCTGCACACCCTGCACGAATCCGGCACCGCCACCGCCCGGGCCGAGGTCGACCAGTCCCACGCCGCCGCCACCGCCCTCTTCGAGGGCCTCGGCGCGCAGCGGGCCGGCCACGTCCTGCAACTGATCCGCGACTGA
- the infA gene encoding translation initiation factor IF-1 — protein sequence MPRVAKGLELEGTVLECLRNATFKVELQNGHQVLAHISGKIRKNYIKILPFDRVLVELSPYDLTRGRILFRYRN from the coding sequence TTGCCACGAGTAGCAAAGGGCCTGGAACTCGAGGGCACCGTCCTCGAATGCCTGCGCAACGCCACCTTCAAGGTTGAGCTGCAGAACGGCCACCAGGTACTGGCCCACATCAGCGGAAAGATCCGCAAGAACTACATCAAGATCCTCCCGTTCGACCGCGTCCTGGTCGAGCTCAGCCCGTACGACCTCACCAGGGGACGCATCCTGTTCCGCTACCGCAACTGA